One Thermostichus vulcanus str. 'Rupite' genomic window carries:
- a CDS encoding ABC transporter ATP-binding protein translates to MREQAAILEAKSLWGGYGSQPMIRELSLQVERGEWLSIVGPNGSGKSTLLRLLSRILLPSAGVVLLDGRDLHRQFTPQQVAQRLALLPQQQRIPTGLTVRQLVSLGRSPHQLWWEWQLRRADWQRVEQALGQTGLGSLAERRLETLSGGERQRAFLAMALVQEPQVLLLDEPTTFLDLRYQLELLELLQRLKQERNLTVITVLHDLNLAIRYSQRMALLSSGQLQAVGSPPEVLTPTRVRQVFGLEVEWIPTPVGRQLCPIAAVGVDGVPLSVGGAAGVMNPF, encoded by the coding sequence GTGAGGGAGCAGGCAGCCATTCTGGAGGCGAAAAGCTTGTGGGGCGGCTACGGCAGCCAGCCGATGATCCGAGAGCTCTCGCTGCAGGTGGAGCGGGGGGAATGGCTGAGCATTGTTGGCCCCAATGGATCCGGCAAATCGACGCTGTTGCGCTTGCTCAGCCGCATATTGCTTCCCTCGGCTGGAGTTGTGCTCCTGGACGGCAGGGATCTCCATCGTCAGTTCACGCCACAGCAGGTAGCCCAGCGACTGGCTCTCCTACCCCAACAGCAGCGGATCCCGACAGGACTGACGGTGCGACAGTTGGTGAGTTTGGGGCGTTCGCCTCACCAGCTGTGGTGGGAGTGGCAGTTACGGCGGGCCGATTGGCAGCGGGTGGAGCAGGCCCTAGGGCAAACGGGGCTGGGATCCCTAGCGGAGCGGCGGCTAGAAACCCTGTCGGGGGGAGAGCGGCAGCGGGCGTTTTTGGCCATGGCCCTGGTGCAGGAACCGCAGGTGTTGCTGTTGGATGAGCCCACCACCTTTTTGGATCTGCGCTACCAACTGGAGCTGCTGGAGCTGTTGCAACGGCTGAAACAGGAACGGAACCTGACGGTGATCACGGTACTCCATGACCTGAATCTGGCCATTCGCTACAGCCAACGGATGGCGCTGCTGAGTTCCGGCCAGTTGCAGGCGGTGGGATCCCCTCCTGAGGTCTTGACCCCGACCCGGGTGCGGCAGGTGTTTGGCTTGGAGGTGGAGTGGATCCCGACCCCGGTGGGCCGGCAGCTTTGCCCCATAGCGGCTGTGGGGGTGGATGGGGTACCGCTGTCGGTGGGAGGGGCGGCAGGGGTAATGAATCCGTTTTGA
- a CDS encoding energy transducer TonB, which yields MLAERPILTHPSLEVRPQRDWGVVLHLQSYYWLQEGVAYGVGLAFVELGFWAMPTELGGRCLAWGEALLNDALQASCCCTALAVARSHWTEDPASGWVWTPSHWRHQRPDLSQPPTWGTLGSALLHGLVVLLWIWQGSRPVPELEQRIPIMLLELPPEPELAADPVAEPVQESEPEPAAPLPPAPVAEPDPLPPPAVPASQPEPLPEPLPPPPEPDPLPLANLGLQTPSPTPTSTPTPTPTFTPTPPPTPEPTPPPTPVPTATPPLTPTSTPVPTPAAVAQQPSSPAVMPASPAPAGTPVPRLTPLLQGIQSRQRDGVLSSGPSGASSSTATSPSPQAASTSIPLAAPAGTPAPAPPPSPPSVAANPLPDTLAQPIPGRNAPPQYPPQARRLNQQGQVILRAKVDPQGRVQQVEILSSSGFPALDSAAQQAVQQWQFSPALKNNVPIESWVTVPIQFALN from the coding sequence ATGCTGGCAGAACGGCCAATCCTCACCCACCCTTCCCTCGAAGTCCGGCCTCAGCGGGATTGGGGTGTGGTGCTGCACTTGCAAAGCTATTACTGGCTGCAGGAAGGGGTGGCCTACGGGGTAGGGCTGGCTTTTGTGGAATTGGGCTTCTGGGCTATGCCCACAGAGCTTGGCGGTCGTTGCCTAGCCTGGGGTGAGGCTCTTCTGAACGATGCTTTACAAGCCAGTTGTTGCTGTACGGCCTTGGCGGTGGCCCGTAGCCACTGGACAGAGGATCCCGCGTCTGGCTGGGTATGGACTCCCTCCCACTGGCGCCATCAGCGACCGGATCTCTCGCAACCACCCACCTGGGGAACCCTGGGATCCGCTCTTTTGCATGGCTTGGTGGTGTTGCTTTGGATCTGGCAGGGATCCCGACCGGTGCCAGAGCTGGAGCAGCGGATCCCGATTATGCTGCTGGAACTGCCCCCGGAACCGGAACTGGCAGCCGATCCAGTCGCAGAGCCTGTCCAAGAGAGTGAGCCGGAGCCAGCAGCTCCCCTCCCTCCCGCACCGGTTGCTGAGCCGGATCCCTTACCGCCGCCCGCAGTACCCGCCAGCCAACCAGAACCCCTCCCAGAACCTTTGCCGCCTCCCCCCGAGCCGGATCCCTTGCCCCTGGCCAACCTGGGCCTGCAAACGCCGTCCCCAACACCAACCTCCACTCCCACCCCAACACCAACGTTCACACCAACACCTCCACCTACCCCAGAACCCACGCCTCCACCCACTCCCGTTCCCACAGCAACTCCCCCGCTTACCCCAACTTCCACCCCTGTTCCTACTCCTGCTGCTGTGGCCCAGCAACCGTCCTCTCCTGCTGTAATGCCTGCTTCCCCTGCGCCTGCAGGTACGCCCGTGCCTCGCTTGACCCCTCTGCTGCAAGGGATCCAATCGCGTCAGCGGGACGGAGTCCTCTCCTCCGGCCCATCAGGGGCTTCCTCTTCGACAGCGACCTCTCCTTCCCCGCAGGCCGCTTCCACTTCCATTCCCCTTGCAGCGCCTGCTGGAACACCTGCTCCTGCTCCACCGCCTTCTCCGCCCTCGGTTGCCGCCAATCCCCTGCCGGACACTTTGGCCCAACCGATTCCAGGCCGCAATGCCCCACCCCAGTACCCACCCCAAGCCCGCCGTCTCAATCAGCAGGGGCAAGTGATACTCAGAGCCAAGGTTGATCCTCAGGGGCGGGTGCAGCAGGTGGAGATCCTCTCCTCGAGTGGTTTTCCAGCTCTAGACAGTGCCGCTCAGCAGGCGGTGCAACAGTGGCAATTCAGCCCCGCTCTGAAAAACAATGTCCCGATCGAATCTTGGGTCACGGTACCCATTCAATTTGCCCTCAACTGA
- the mutS gene encoding DNA mismatch repair protein MutS encodes MSSSSSAAETWDALTVDPALLTPMMQHYVELKRQYPQAILLYRLGDFYEMFFQDAYIVSRELELVLTGREGGAIGRIPMCGVPHHAFERYAAQLVAKGYALAVCEQMEPADQAKGLVRREVTRVITPGTVLEEELLKARQNNYLAAIVRLKDLRQPDSPWGLAYADISTGEFWVCQSAGAEKLEQELARLQPAEVLLPVEDGLGLNLVRPRDPQALLDLPGQYGYTLRPPEPFELSVARANLLQTYRLGSLEGLGCAGLPLAIRAAGGLLQYLEETQKNLIQEKGLHCLLQPPRTYQLTDYLMLDPQTRRNLELTQTIREGAFAGSLLWVLDQSRTAMGGRALRRWLLQPLRDPEPIQARQDTIQELLDHPSLRTRLGSLLDSLYDLERLANRVGSGTANPRELVALGSSLSKLPDLADLVADAQAPLLQSLQRVDPALSDLGRLIERTLLPSPPPLLTEGGLIQAGVDSELDRLRQQVEQDRQWIANLEKIERERTGIPTLKVGFNKAFGYYLSISRAKAHQVPDNYIRKQTLTNEERFITPELKEKEARILTAQTEINQREYELFLQLRLQAGSQAEPIRQVAQTIATIDALLGLAEVAVQQGYSRPKITRDRRLWIEQGRHPVVEKSLPSGLFVANSVRLGSPEGPDLMVLTGPNMSGKSTYLRQIGLIQILAQMGSFVPAERAELGLCDRIFTRIGAVDDLATGQSTFMVEMNETANILNHATEHSLVLLDEIGRGTATFDGLSIAWAVAEYLATQVRARTLFATHYHEMNQLETLLPNVANFQVVVKELEDRIIFLHQVQAGGADRSYGIEVGRMAGLPKPVIKRAKQVLELVEKHSRIGLGLRNQGRNQERAQGAKKNPPEQEQNPSTEQLPIFPDIG; translated from the coding sequence ATGTCTTCGTCCTCTTCTGCCGCCGAAACCTGGGATGCCTTGACGGTGGATCCCGCGCTGCTCACCCCGATGATGCAGCACTACGTGGAGCTGAAGCGGCAATATCCCCAGGCGATTCTGCTCTACCGGCTGGGGGACTTCTACGAGATGTTTTTCCAGGATGCTTACATCGTCTCGCGGGAGCTGGAGCTGGTGCTCACCGGGCGAGAGGGAGGGGCAATTGGGCGGATCCCGATGTGTGGCGTGCCCCACCATGCCTTTGAGCGCTATGCCGCTCAGTTGGTGGCCAAAGGCTATGCCCTGGCCGTCTGCGAGCAAATGGAACCCGCCGATCAAGCCAAAGGATTGGTGCGCCGGGAAGTAACACGGGTGATCACCCCAGGCACCGTTTTGGAAGAAGAACTGCTGAAAGCGCGGCAGAACAACTATCTGGCGGCTATTGTGCGCCTCAAGGATCTCAGGCAACCCGACTCCCCCTGGGGCTTGGCCTACGCCGATATTTCCACCGGGGAGTTTTGGGTATGTCAGAGCGCAGGGGCAGAAAAACTGGAACAAGAACTGGCACGGCTCCAGCCGGCGGAGGTGTTGCTGCCGGTGGAGGATGGCCTGGGCCTCAATCTGGTTCGTCCCAGGGATCCCCAAGCCCTCCTGGATCTACCGGGTCAGTATGGCTATACCCTGCGCCCCCCAGAACCCTTTGAGTTGAGCGTGGCCCGAGCTAACCTGCTGCAGACTTATCGACTGGGATCCTTGGAAGGGTTGGGCTGTGCCGGGCTCCCTCTGGCAATTCGGGCAGCGGGCGGGCTGTTGCAATACCTGGAGGAAACCCAGAAGAACCTCATCCAGGAGAAGGGGCTCCATTGCCTGTTGCAACCCCCACGTACCTACCAACTGACGGATTACCTAATGTTGGATCCGCAGACGCGGCGCAACCTGGAACTGACCCAGACAATTCGGGAGGGGGCTTTCGCCGGATCCCTCCTCTGGGTGCTGGATCAGAGTCGCACGGCGATGGGAGGGCGGGCGCTGCGCCGTTGGCTCCTCCAACCGCTGCGGGATCCGGAACCCATTCAAGCCCGCCAGGACACCATCCAAGAACTGCTGGACCATCCTTCCCTGCGCACCCGCCTGGGATCCCTGCTGGATTCCCTCTACGACCTGGAGCGCTTAGCCAATCGTGTGGGATCCGGTACCGCCAATCCCCGCGAGCTGGTGGCCCTGGGATCCTCCCTAAGTAAACTGCCGGATCTGGCAGACCTAGTCGCTGATGCCCAAGCCCCTCTTCTGCAAAGCCTGCAACGAGTGGATCCCGCCCTATCGGATTTGGGCCGGCTGATTGAGCGCACCCTCCTCCCCTCCCCTCCCCCGCTTCTGACGGAAGGGGGACTGATTCAGGCTGGTGTGGATTCCGAACTGGATCGGCTGCGGCAGCAGGTGGAACAAGACCGACAATGGATTGCCAACCTGGAGAAGATCGAGCGGGAACGCACCGGGATCCCCACTCTCAAGGTGGGCTTTAACAAAGCCTTCGGCTACTACCTAAGCATCAGCCGCGCCAAAGCTCACCAAGTGCCGGATAACTACATCCGCAAGCAAACCCTGACCAACGAAGAACGCTTCATCACCCCCGAGCTAAAGGAAAAAGAAGCCCGCATCCTCACCGCCCAAACCGAGATCAACCAACGGGAATACGAGCTGTTTTTGCAGTTGCGCCTACAAGCGGGATCCCAAGCCGAACCCATTCGCCAAGTGGCCCAAACCATCGCCACCATCGATGCCCTGTTGGGGCTGGCGGAAGTGGCAGTACAGCAGGGGTATAGCCGCCCCAAAATCACCCGGGATCGGCGATTGTGGATCGAGCAGGGTCGCCATCCCGTCGTGGAAAAATCGCTTCCGAGTGGGTTATTTGTGGCCAACTCCGTCCGGTTGGGATCCCCTGAGGGCCCCGACTTGATGGTGCTAACCGGGCCGAACATGTCCGGCAAATCCACCTACCTGCGACAAATCGGTTTAATTCAAATCCTGGCTCAGATGGGTAGCTTCGTCCCCGCCGAACGAGCCGAATTGGGTCTCTGCGACCGCATCTTTACCCGCATAGGGGCCGTTGATGATCTGGCCACCGGGCAGTCCACCTTCATGGTAGAGATGAACGAAACTGCCAACATCCTCAACCACGCCACCGAGCACTCTTTGGTGTTGCTCGATGAGATTGGTCGCGGTACCGCTACGTTTGATGGTCTCTCCATTGCCTGGGCCGTGGCGGAATACCTAGCCACCCAAGTGCGGGCCCGAACCCTCTTTGCCACCCACTACCACGAGATGAACCAACTGGAAACGCTGCTGCCCAATGTGGCCAATTTTCAGGTGGTGGTGAAAGAGTTGGAAGATCGCATTATCTTCCTGCACCAAGTCCAAGCGGGCGGGGCGGATCGTTCCTATGGGATCGAGGTGGGGCGGATGGCGGGACTGCCCAAACCGGTGATCAAACGGGCCAAGCAAGTCCTGGAGCTGGTGGAAAAGCACAGTCGCATCGGCTTGGGGCTCAGAAACCAAGGACGAAACCAGGAACGTGCCCAGGGCGCGAAGAAAAATCCACCGGAACAGGAACAAAACCCCAGCACTGAACAACTGCCGATTTTCCCGGATATCGGTTAG
- a CDS encoding cofactor assembly of complex C subunit B: MNGPEITLTGETLSTLTLTALLAIGLFFFLRASGKDRTENRLYFSSRPLNSLGSALRSHLQGRAYQLQSTDSDGIATFAGEAKASTGLALFLTGLAGVGLACLALVLSTLEPQWGGWPWMLMLASPWAGWYYRQRNQRPEQIRLKLQEESSGSRLWVEGHRDELDILAATFALEERDPVEEELSSNES, encoded by the coding sequence ATGAATGGGCCAGAAATTACCTTGACGGGGGAAACCCTTTCGACGCTAACGCTGACCGCTCTACTGGCTATCGGCCTATTCTTTTTTTTGCGAGCTTCGGGTAAAGATCGAACGGAGAACCGCCTCTACTTTAGCAGCCGTCCGTTAAACTCCTTGGGATCCGCCTTGCGCAGCCATTTGCAGGGTCGGGCCTACCAACTGCAATCCACCGATTCTGATGGCATCGCCACCTTTGCGGGGGAGGCTAAGGCCAGTACCGGCTTGGCGCTTTTTCTCACCGGGCTGGCGGGGGTGGGGTTGGCCTGTTTGGCGCTGGTTTTGTCCACCCTTGAGCCGCAATGGGGGGGGTGGCCCTGGATGCTGATGCTGGCTTCCCCTTGGGCCGGTTGGTACTACCGCCAGCGCAACCAACGCCCGGAACAGATCCGCCTCAAACTGCAAGAGGAGAGTTCTGGATCCCGGCTGTGGGTGGAGGGGCATCGGGATGAGCTGGATATTTTGGCGGCCACCTTTGCTCTGGAGGAACGGGATCCCGTTGAGGAAGAGTTGAGCAGCAACGAGTCCTAA
- a CDS encoding FecCD family ABC transporter permease: MYKQKVWTIHPIGLASLLLSGIILLFLFSLSLGAVPMSGAEVWQALWRQGDPTYQTILWQLRMPRALLAQLVGAALGMAGALLQGMLGNGLADPYLLGISAGAGLAAVGLLTLGEWTSWVPLAAWVGGLLTTLLVYGLARTRAGLAVERLILAGVAVSALFGAISSTLLLMADDRVQVALTWLIGSLSGRGWPEVQTAGLYILVGLGLGWGQARALNLLGLGEEMAVSLGIPLARTRVAIGLVAALLAAAAVSVGGLIGFVGLVVPHMVRQGVGSDHRWLLPLSALAGAGLLGSADILARLGAVELPVGVVTALMGAPFFGWLLQRQERGL, translated from the coding sequence ATCTATAAGCAGAAGGTATGGACTATCCATCCTATCGGCCTGGCTAGCTTGCTACTGAGTGGCATTATCTTGCTGTTTTTGTTCTCCCTTTCTTTGGGCGCTGTGCCCATGAGTGGGGCGGAAGTCTGGCAGGCGCTGTGGCGACAGGGGGATCCCACCTATCAAACCATCCTTTGGCAGTTGCGCATGCCGCGAGCTTTGCTGGCGCAGTTGGTGGGGGCGGCTTTGGGCATGGCAGGGGCCTTGCTGCAAGGGATGTTGGGGAATGGGTTGGCAGATCCCTATCTGCTGGGTATTTCAGCGGGGGCAGGCCTAGCAGCAGTGGGGTTACTGACGCTAGGGGAGTGGACGAGTTGGGTACCGTTGGCGGCTTGGGTTGGGGGGTTGCTCACCACGCTGTTGGTGTATGGATTGGCGCGCACACGGGCAGGGCTAGCGGTGGAGCGGCTGATCTTGGCCGGGGTGGCGGTGAGTGCCCTGTTTGGAGCCATCAGTTCCACCTTGCTGTTGATGGCGGATGACCGGGTACAGGTGGCTCTGACCTGGTTGATCGGCAGCCTGAGCGGACGCGGCTGGCCGGAGGTGCAGACGGCGGGGCTGTACATCCTGGTGGGGCTGGGGCTGGGCTGGGGGCAGGCGCGGGCCTTGAACCTGTTGGGCTTAGGGGAGGAGATGGCGGTGAGCTTGGGGATCCCTTTGGCCCGTACCCGGGTGGCAATTGGCTTGGTGGCGGCTTTGTTGGCGGCGGCGGCGGTGAGCGTTGGCGGGCTGATTGGCTTTGTCGGGTTGGTGGTGCCCCACATGGTGCGGCAGGGGGTGGGATCCGATCACCGCTGGCTGTTGCCTCTTTCGGCCCTGGCGGGGGCGGGCTTGCTGGGATCCGCCGATATCCTGGCCCGTTTGGGAGCGGTGGAGTTGCCGGTGGGGGTGGTGACGGCTCTGATGGGAGCACCTTTTTTCGGCTGGCTGCTGCAACGACAGGAGAGGGGCTTGTGA
- a CDS encoding TonB-dependent hemoglobin/transferrin/lactoferrin family receptor, translating into MGVVGRLSGLVSLGLSVGVGWGSLAWGQTQPATGSLSDPPLLAQATPAPVQGATTLQEQIRELEAQIEAARQRGDEAEVERLQADLQVLQQGIPVFNLQQVTVTGTRTERSLADSPASITVIDRERLRQELIQNIQDLVRYEPGITVRDDLRYGLQDFNIRGLDGNRVLIQVDGIRQPERFTFGPFNLGRDTFELETTRTVEIIRGPASTLYGSDALGGVVTFTTLDPADLLGERDSHVGISSQYSSRNQGFVNTVSLAGRQDNLEAMLIYTRRDGRETNIKADPSLVNPQTEIGDNVLAKLVYRFDEYSSLNLTGEYFNRRTTSTTAPRNLDTGISFFEETIDIERTRLSLEYRYANPDTPAFELATAQIYYQPARTQEPSVENRTLTVQGQPVPVRRDTFNELISNILGVNLQAQSRFQTGDISHRLVYGVDLSTTRNERPRNRFQTNLQTGAVTQNIPPDNFPTKDFPDSDTVRFGLYLQDEIEFNGGNFTLIPGIRYDTYNLTPSPDETFLKSGAEAVSLFADAISPKLGLVWRINPNLTFTAQYNTGFRAPQYNEINSGFTNLTSPFFRYRTLSNPDLRPETSQGFEVGLRGIYPQASFSLAAYYNDYNDFIEAFREVGSEPSPPGPPGGPPPPPVTLFQSQNVSRARIYGVEATGQYFFSPDLTGWSLNGSLAWAVGDNLTENKPLLSIEPLTAVLGLNYDDPSQVWGARLIATLVADPRDPQREVVQTNPNAPPQIPFLASGYSVVDLLAYYNLDDNWQLNFGVYNLFDEKYFLYSETRNLFVGPAVERRAQPGRNVALNFSARF; encoded by the coding sequence ATGGGCGTTGTCGGTCGTTTATCTGGCCTGGTGAGCTTGGGTTTGAGTGTGGGGGTGGGCTGGGGATCCCTGGCTTGGGGACAAACCCAACCGGCTACGGGATCCTTGTCGGATCCCCCGTTGCTGGCTCAGGCTACTCCCGCTCCTGTGCAAGGGGCAACCACCCTGCAGGAGCAAATCCGCGAGTTAGAAGCGCAAATTGAAGCGGCCCGCCAGCGGGGGGATGAGGCGGAAGTCGAGCGTTTGCAGGCGGATTTGCAGGTGCTGCAACAGGGGATCCCGGTGTTTAACCTGCAACAGGTGACGGTGACCGGCACCCGCACCGAGCGCTCCTTGGCCGATTCTCCCGCCAGCATCACGGTGATCGACCGCGAGCGGCTACGGCAGGAGCTCATCCAAAACATTCAGGATCTGGTGCGCTACGAGCCGGGGATCACGGTTCGGGATGATCTCCGCTATGGCCTCCAGGATTTCAATATCCGCGGCCTAGATGGCAACCGGGTGCTCATTCAGGTGGATGGGATCCGGCAACCGGAACGCTTTACCTTTGGCCCCTTCAACCTAGGGCGGGATACCTTTGAGCTGGAAACCACCCGCACCGTAGAAATTATCCGCGGCCCCGCTTCCACCCTTTACGGCAGTGATGCTCTGGGGGGTGTGGTGACCTTTACGACTTTGGATCCCGCGGATCTTTTGGGAGAACGGGATAGCCATGTGGGCATCTCCAGCCAGTACAGCAGTCGTAATCAGGGCTTTGTCAATACCGTCAGTTTGGCGGGGCGGCAGGACAACCTAGAGGCGATGCTGATCTACACCCGCCGCGATGGACGGGAAACCAACATTAAAGCGGATCCCAGCCTTGTCAATCCTCAGACAGAAATTGGGGATAACGTCTTGGCCAAGCTGGTCTATCGCTTTGATGAGTACAGCAGCCTCAACTTGACCGGAGAATATTTCAACCGTCGCACCACCTCCACCACCGCCCCCCGTAACTTAGATACAGGCATTAGCTTTTTTGAGGAAACCATCGATATCGAGCGCACCCGCCTTAGCCTGGAATATCGCTATGCCAACCCCGATACCCCAGCCTTTGAACTGGCCACAGCGCAGATTTACTACCAACCGGCCCGCACCCAAGAGCCCAGCGTCGAAAACCGCACCCTCACTGTGCAAGGTCAGCCCGTACCCGTCCGCCGCGATACCTTTAATGAGCTGATCAGCAACATCTTGGGGGTGAACCTACAGGCCCAAAGCCGCTTCCAAACCGGGGATATCTCCCACCGCTTGGTCTATGGGGTGGATCTCTCCACAACTCGCAATGAACGCCCTCGCAACCGCTTCCAAACCAATTTACAAACCGGGGCAGTCACCCAAAATATTCCCCCGGATAACTTCCCCACCAAAGATTTTCCCGACTCCGATACCGTGCGCTTCGGCCTTTACCTCCAGGATGAAATTGAGTTTAATGGCGGCAATTTCACCCTCATCCCCGGGATCCGCTACGACACCTACAACCTCACCCCCAGCCCGGATGAAACCTTCTTGAAGAGTGGGGCAGAAGCCGTCAGTCTGTTTGCCGATGCGATTTCTCCAAAACTGGGCTTGGTGTGGAGGATTAACCCCAACCTAACGTTTACAGCCCAGTACAACACCGGCTTCCGTGCCCCCCAGTACAACGAAATCAACAGTGGCTTTACCAACCTCACCAGTCCCTTTTTCCGCTATCGCACCCTCTCCAATCCCGATTTGCGCCCGGAAACCAGCCAGGGCTTCGAGGTGGGCTTGCGGGGGATCTACCCTCAGGCCAGCTTTAGCTTGGCAGCCTACTATAACGACTACAACGACTTCATCGAAGCCTTTCGAGAAGTGGGATCCGAGCCTTCCCCCCCTGGCCCACCCGGTGGGCCACCTCCCCCGCCTGTTACCCTGTTCCAGAGCCAGAATGTCAGTCGGGCCCGCATTTACGGAGTAGAAGCCACAGGTCAGTATTTCTTCAGCCCAGATTTGACCGGGTGGAGCCTGAACGGCAGCTTGGCCTGGGCGGTAGGGGACAACCTCACCGAGAACAAACCCCTGCTTTCCATTGAGCCCCTAACGGCGGTACTGGGATTGAACTACGACGATCCCAGCCAAGTGTGGGGGGCAAGGTTAATAGCCACCTTGGTGGCCGATCCACGGGATCCCCAACGGGAGGTTGTCCAAACCAATCCCAATGCTCCGCCCCAAATCCCCTTTCTGGCCAGCGGCTACTCGGTGGTGGACTTGCTGGCCTACTACAACCTGGATGACAACTGGCAGTTGAACTTTGGGGTTTACAACCTGTTTGACGAGAAGTATTTCCTCTACTCCGAAACCCGTAATCTTTTCGTCGGGCCAGCGGTAGAACGACGGGCTCAACCGGGCCGGAATGTAGCTCTCAATTTTTCTGCGCGGTTTTAA